A genomic segment from Cyanobium sp. NIES-981 encodes:
- the tsf gene encoding translation elongation factor Ts — MAEISAKLVKELRDKTGAGMMDCKKALTETKGDAEKAIEWLRQKGIASAEKKSGRTAAEGAIGSYIHTGARVGVLVEVNCETDFVARGEIFQDLIRNVAMQIAACPSVDYVSTEDIPSEVSDREKQIEMGRDDLAGKKEEMKEKIVAGRIGKRLKEMALMDQPYIKDSTITVAELVKQVAGKVGENIQVRRFVRFNLGEGIEVEKMDFAAEVAAMQAS; from the coding sequence ATGGCTGAAATCTCGGCAAAGCTGGTCAAAGAACTGCGCGATAAAACCGGCGCCGGCATGATGGACTGCAAGAAGGCACTCACCGAAACCAAGGGGGATGCCGAGAAAGCCATCGAGTGGCTGCGTCAGAAGGGCATCGCTTCGGCAGAGAAGAAGTCCGGTCGCACCGCTGCGGAAGGAGCCATCGGCTCTTACATCCATACCGGCGCCCGCGTGGGCGTTCTGGTGGAGGTGAACTGCGAAACCGACTTCGTGGCCCGTGGAGAGATCTTCCAGGATCTGATCCGTAACGTGGCGATGCAGATTGCCGCCTGTCCCTCCGTGGACTACGTGAGCACCGAAGACATTCCCTCAGAAGTGTCTGACCGTGAAAAGCAGATCGAGATGGGCCGCGACGATCTGGCGGGCAAGAAGGAGGAGATGAAGGAGAAGATCGTGGCCGGCCGCATCGGCAAGCGTCTCAAGGAGATGGCCCTGATGGACCAGCCCTACATCAAGGACAGCACGATCACCGTGGCGGAACTCGTGAAGCAGGTGGCCGGCAAGGTGGGCGAGAACATTCAGGTGCGGCGTTTCGTTCGCTTCAACCTGGGCGAGGGGATCGAGGTGGAGAAGATGGATTTCGCCGCTGAAGTGGCGGCCATGCAGGCCTCCTGA
- the rpsB gene encoding 30S ribosomal protein S2: MAVVTLAEMMEAGAHFGHQTRRWNPKMSRYIYCARNGVHIIDLVQTAVCMNNAYKWVRSAARSGKRFLFVGTKKQASEVIALEATRCGASYVNQRWLGGMLTNWTTMRARIERLKDLERMESSGAIAMRPKKEAAVLRRELDRLQKYLGGLKNMRRLPDVVVLVDQRRETNAVLEARKLDIPLVSMLDTNCDPDLCDVPIPCNDDAVRSVQLVLGRLADAINEGRHGGSEQAQGDDA; this comes from the coding sequence ATGGCTGTTGTCACTCTCGCCGAGATGATGGAGGCGGGTGCCCACTTCGGGCACCAGACCCGTCGCTGGAACCCCAAGATGTCGCGCTACATCTATTGCGCGCGCAACGGTGTTCACATCATCGACCTCGTGCAGACCGCCGTCTGCATGAACAACGCCTACAAGTGGGTGCGCAGTGCCGCCCGCAGCGGCAAGCGTTTTCTGTTCGTCGGCACCAAGAAGCAGGCCTCCGAAGTGATTGCCCTCGAGGCCACCCGTTGTGGTGCTTCCTACGTGAACCAGCGCTGGCTGGGTGGCATGCTCACCAACTGGACGACAATGCGCGCCCGTATCGAGCGGCTCAAGGACCTGGAGCGCATGGAATCCTCCGGTGCGATCGCCATGCGGCCCAAGAAGGAAGCGGCCGTGCTGCGACGGGAGCTGGATCGTCTCCAGAAGTATCTGGGCGGCCTCAAGAACATGCGTCGCCTGCCAGATGTGGTGGTGCTGGTGGACCAGCGCCGCGAGACCAATGCCGTGCTGGAGGCCCGCAAGCTCGACATTCCGCTTGTATCGATGCTCGATACCAACTGCGACCCCGACCTCTGCGACGTGCCGATTCCGTGCAACGACGATGCCGTGCGCTCCGTCCAGCTGGTGCTGGGGCGTCTCGCGGATGCCATCAATGAAGGCAGGCATGGTGGCAGCGAGCAGGCCCAGGGCGACGACGCCTGA
- a CDS encoding glycosyltransferase family 2 protein encodes MFLSVVIPTYNRLPILRQCLLALEQQDLAGVAEGYEVVVVDDGSSDDTVAWLAAHRQQLPHVSLVLQEHGGPAEGRNRGVDQARGDVIVFIDSDLVVTPSFLRCHASGLSRAWQRLGHRRCFTYGAVINTADFEAPTRERHKLRDHSWAYFATGNVAISRELLEQAGLFDTAFRLYGWEDLELGERLRQLGVQLIRCPEAVGYHWHPAFNLEQIPALIRVEQERARMALVFYRKHPSRRVRMIIQFTWFHRLLWEILTLGGLLNERSLRPLLGWLVRRGHAALALELLRLPLNRLGVRALQAQARQEGLA; translated from the coding sequence ATGTTCCTCAGTGTCGTCATCCCCACCTACAACCGGCTGCCGATCCTGCGCCAGTGTCTGCTGGCCCTGGAGCAGCAGGACCTGGCCGGGGTTGCCGAGGGCTACGAGGTGGTGGTGGTGGATGACGGCTCCAGCGATGACACGGTGGCCTGGCTCGCAGCCCACCGCCAGCAGCTCCCCCACGTGAGCCTGGTGCTCCAGGAGCACGGCGGTCCGGCGGAGGGGAGGAACCGGGGTGTGGATCAGGCCAGGGGGGATGTGATCGTGTTCATCGACAGCGACCTGGTGGTCACCCCCAGCTTTCTCCGCTGCCACGCGAGCGGTCTGAGCCGGGCCTGGCAGCGGCTCGGCCACCGGCGCTGCTTCACCTACGGCGCCGTGATCAACACGGCCGATTTCGAGGCGCCCACCCGGGAACGCCACAAGCTTCGCGACCACTCCTGGGCCTATTTCGCCACCGGCAATGTGGCGATCAGCCGTGAGCTGCTGGAGCAGGCCGGGCTGTTCGACACCGCCTTTCGTCTCTACGGCTGGGAAGATCTGGAGCTGGGCGAACGCCTGCGCCAGCTCGGGGTGCAGCTGATCCGCTGCCCCGAGGCCGTGGGCTACCACTGGCATCCGGCCTTCAATCTGGAGCAGATCCCTGCCCTGATCCGGGTGGAGCAGGAGCGGGCCAGAATGGCTCTGGTGTTCTACCGCAAGCATCCCAGCCGCCGGGTGCGGATGATCATCCAGTTCACCTGGTTCCACCGGCTGCTCTGGGAGATCCTCACCCTGGGGGGGCTGCTCAACGAGCGCAGCCTGCGGCCGCTGCTGGGCTGGCTCGTCCGCCGTGGCCATGCGGCCCTGGCCCTGGAGCTGCTGCGCCTGCCGCTCAACCGGCTCGGTGTGCGGGCGCTGCAGGCCCAGGCGAGACAGGAGGGCCTGGCCTGA
- a CDS encoding DevA family ABC transporter ATP-binding protein produces the protein MGTASFPSTPSSASAAALDSAGPRSSCAAGPLVRIQGLSHWFGAGDMRRQVLQGINLQIAPGEVVLLTGPSGCGKTTLLTLVGALRQVQEGSVELFGQELHGAGRSVRQRLRRHIGMIFQGHNLLRCLSAEQNVQMGSDLIGGLGYRARRDQAREWLRAVGLGDHLHKLPHDLSGGQKQRVAIARALAAHPQLLLADEPTAALDRRSGREVVDLLKGLAREQGCGVLMVTHDPRILDVADRLVQMEDGRLSEASAASVAQVQEVG, from the coding sequence ATGGGTACGGCATCCTTTCCCTCCACCCCCTCCAGTGCCTCTGCAGCGGCCCTGGATTCGGCGGGGCCCCGCAGCTCCTGCGCCGCGGGGCCACTGGTGAGGATCCAGGGGCTGAGCCACTGGTTCGGCGCCGGGGACATGCGCCGTCAGGTGCTGCAGGGCATCAACCTGCAGATCGCTCCGGGCGAAGTGGTGCTGCTCACCGGACCGTCAGGCTGCGGCAAGACCACCCTGCTCACCCTGGTGGGAGCCCTGCGCCAGGTGCAGGAGGGCTCGGTGGAGCTGTTCGGCCAGGAGCTCCATGGGGCCGGACGGAGCGTCCGCCAGCGGCTGCGCCGCCACATCGGCATGATTTTCCAGGGGCATAACTTGCTGCGCTGTCTGAGTGCCGAGCAGAACGTGCAGATGGGTTCCGACCTGATCGGGGGCCTGGGCTACAGGGCCCGCCGGGACCAGGCCCGCGAATGGCTCCGGGCTGTGGGCCTGGGAGATCACCTGCACAAGCTTCCCCACGATCTCTCGGGCGGGCAGAAGCAGCGCGTAGCGATTGCCAGGGCCCTGGCCGCCCACCCACAGCTGCTGCTGGCGGATGAGCCCACGGCGGCACTGGACCGCCGCAGTGGCCGGGAGGTGGTGGACCTCCTCAAGGGCCTGGCGCGGGAGCAGGGCTGCGGGGTGCTGATGGTGACCCATGACCCGCGCATCCTGGATGTGGCGGACCGACTGGTGCAGATGGAGGATGGACGCCTCAGCGAGGCCAGCGCGGCGTCGGTGGCCCAGGTGCAGGAGGTTGGTTGA
- the devC gene encoding ABC transporter permease DevC, whose amino-acid sequence MLERLWQARRIPLAWLLLSRQPLRLAVALAGIAFAGILMFMQLGFRDGLFDASVTVHKLFDADLVLISPRTMSSIGMAGFPRRRLIQVMADPAVQGTTPVHWNLLLWRNPATSRNRSILALGFEPNDPLFTDPELAEKARTLTQKGRVLFDQRSRPEFGPIAEWFNQGRTVETEVAGTRVRVTGLVTLGPSFGADGNILTSRETFLQLVPGTPRGSIELGLIRLKPGNDPQVVLERLRRTLPPDVRVFTKEGFEEFEKTYWRTSTSIGFIFTLGAAMGFIVGCVIVYQILYSDVSDHLPEYATLMAMGYRLPTLLGVVAREGLILAMLGYVPAYVVGQGLYALVRSGTNLPVAMSTPRAVIVFSMILVMCMGSAALAMRRLADADPAEIF is encoded by the coding sequence ATGCTGGAGCGCCTCTGGCAAGCCCGCCGAATCCCCCTGGCCTGGCTGCTGCTGTCGCGGCAACCGCTGCGCCTGGCGGTGGCCCTGGCCGGCATCGCCTTCGCCGGGATCCTGATGTTCATGCAGCTCGGTTTCCGCGACGGGCTGTTCGACGCCAGCGTGACCGTGCACAAGCTGTTCGACGCCGATCTGGTGCTGATCAGCCCGCGCACCATGAGCTCGATCGGCATGGCGGGCTTTCCCCGCCGCCGGCTGATCCAGGTCATGGCCGACCCGGCGGTGCAGGGCACCACGCCGGTGCACTGGAACCTGCTGCTGTGGCGCAACCCCGCGACGAGCCGCAACCGCTCGATCCTGGCCCTCGGCTTCGAACCCAACGACCCCCTGTTCACCGATCCGGAACTGGCGGAGAAGGCCCGCACCCTCACCCAGAAGGGTCGGGTGCTGTTCGACCAGCGTTCCCGGCCGGAATTCGGGCCGATCGCCGAGTGGTTCAACCAGGGCCGCACCGTCGAAACGGAGGTGGCCGGCACCCGGGTGCGGGTGACGGGCCTGGTCACCCTGGGCCCGTCCTTCGGCGCCGACGGCAACATCCTCACCAGCCGCGAAACCTTTCTCCAGCTGGTGCCGGGCACCCCCCGCGGCAGCATCGAGCTGGGCCTGATCCGGCTCAAACCCGGCAACGATCCCCAGGTGGTGCTGGAACGGCTGCGGCGCACCCTTCCGCCTGACGTGCGCGTGTTCACCAAAGAGGGATTCGAGGAGTTCGAGAAGACCTACTGGCGCACAAGCACCTCCATCGGCTTCATCTTCACCCTGGGGGCCGCCATGGGGTTCATCGTGGGCTGTGTGATCGTGTATCAGATCCTCTACTCGGATGTGAGTGATCACCTGCCCGAGTACGCCACCCTGATGGCGATGGGCTACCGGCTGCCCACCCTGCTCGGGGTGGTGGCCCGGGAGGGCCTGATCCTGGCGATGCTGGGCTATGTGCCTGCCTATGTGGTGGGCCAGGGGCTCTACGCCCTGGTGCGCAGTGGCACCAACCTGCCGGTGGCGATGTCCACCCCCCGGGCGGTGATCGTGTTCAGCATGATCCTGGTGATGTGCATGGGATCGGCAGCCCTGGCCATGCGGCGCCTGGCGGATGCCGACCCGGCGGAGATCTTCTGA
- a CDS encoding HlyD family efflux transporter periplasmic adaptor subunit, with amino-acid sequence MSSRSLVLGFGAAALLALAAFGGQRLLNRQPAPSSAPPGTVKRPAMPEAVAALGRLDPRGEIRSLAAPITGIGGSPRITRLLVQEGDRVAPGQLLSVFDTAEPLQAQRRLVEARITNLRSRLAVQNRDIARYRSLSRSGAIPSGELDTRETDLLELNGQLQEALAERDRIDADLKLTELRAPIGGTVLRLHARVGERPGDDGVLELGASDRMEALIEVYESDIDRVSLGQTVTMTSENGGFEGTLSGRVLRISPQVRQRKVLETDPTGDVDARIVEVRVGLEPADAARVRQRTGLKVIARFTP; translated from the coding sequence GTGAGTTCCCGCTCGCTGGTGCTGGGCTTCGGGGCTGCCGCCCTGCTGGCCCTGGCGGCGTTCGGCGGCCAGCGCCTTCTGAACCGCCAGCCGGCCCCATCCTCCGCCCCGCCCGGCACCGTGAAGCGGCCGGCGATGCCGGAGGCGGTGGCCGCCCTGGGCCGGCTCGATCCCCGGGGTGAGATCCGCTCCCTCGCGGCGCCCATCACCGGCATCGGCGGCAGCCCGCGCATCACCCGCCTGCTGGTGCAGGAAGGCGACCGGGTGGCTCCCGGCCAGCTGCTTTCCGTCTTCGACACGGCCGAACCGCTTCAGGCCCAGCGGCGGCTGGTGGAGGCCCGCATCACCAACCTGCGCAGCCGCCTGGCGGTGCAGAACCGGGACATCGCCCGTTACCGCTCCCTCAGCCGCAGTGGAGCCATCCCCAGTGGCGAGCTCGACACCCGCGAGACCGACCTGCTCGAGCTCAACGGCCAACTCCAGGAGGCCCTGGCGGAGCGCGACCGCATCGATGCGGATCTCAAGCTCACCGAGCTGCGTGCTCCGATCGGGGGCACCGTGCTCCGCCTGCACGCGCGGGTGGGAGAGCGCCCCGGCGACGACGGCGTGCTCGAGCTGGGGGCCAGTGACCGCATGGAGGCCCTCATCGAGGTGTACGAGAGCGACATCGACCGGGTGAGCCTGGGGCAGACGGTCACCATGACCAGCGAGAACGGCGGCTTCGAGGGCACACTCTCCGGCCGCGTCCTGCGCATCAGCCCCCAGGTGCGGCAGCGCAAGGTGCTGGAGACCGACCCCACCGGTGACGTGGATGCCCGGATCGTGGAGGTGCGGGTCGGCCTCGAGCCCGCCGATGCCGCGCGGGTGCGTCAGCGCACGGGGCTCAAGGTGATCGCCCGCTTCACCCCCTGA
- a CDS encoding phycocyanobilin:ferredoxin oxidoreductase, producing the protein MAGTSGKSGGAVAGGIHPLVDALAERIRSCWQGMPDLVPLAIDPELEAISGSLDGEALFIRNELRQCRGLRKLHLETARLGAGLQILHCVLFPDPHYDLPVFGADIVAGPAGVSAAIVDLSPVTGSLPEAIEQALSRRQRRVYQQERDLPAWGSIFSPHVRFIRPVDAAEEQAFIAEVAEVLDVLTAAIRRCEAQASDDPATVARWKGQLRYCKQQKQNDKTRRVLEKAFNPAWADRYIEELLFDDPPAL; encoded by the coding sequence ATGGCGGGAACTTCAGGGAAGAGCGGCGGTGCCGTCGCCGGCGGGATCCATCCGCTGGTGGATGCCCTGGCGGAACGGATCCGCTCCTGCTGGCAGGGCATGCCCGACCTGGTGCCCCTGGCCATCGATCCGGAGCTCGAGGCGATCAGCGGCAGCCTCGACGGCGAGGCCCTGTTCATCCGCAACGAGCTGAGGCAGTGCCGCGGCCTGCGCAAGCTGCACCTCGAAACGGCACGGCTGGGAGCCGGCCTGCAGATTCTCCACTGCGTGCTCTTTCCCGATCCCCACTACGACCTGCCGGTGTTCGGCGCCGACATCGTGGCCGGACCCGCCGGGGTGTCCGCCGCCATCGTCGACCTCTCCCCGGTGACGGGCAGCCTGCCCGAGGCGATCGAGCAGGCCCTCTCCCGGCGCCAGCGAAGGGTGTACCAGCAGGAGCGGGACCTGCCGGCCTGGGGGTCGATTTTCTCGCCCCATGTGCGCTTCATCCGGCCGGTGGACGCAGCCGAGGAGCAGGCCTTCATCGCCGAGGTGGCCGAAGTGCTCGATGTGCTCACCGCCGCCATCCGGCGCTGTGAAGCACAGGCCAGTGACGATCCAGCTACTGTTGCGCGATGGAAGGGCCAGCTCCGGTACTGCAAGCAGCAGAAACAAAACGACAAGACCCGCCGGGTGCTGGAGAAGGCGTTCAATCCGGCCTGGGCCGACCGCTACATCGAAGAGCTCCTTTTCGACGACCCTCCGGCCCTGTGA
- a CDS encoding pitrilysin family protein: MPLAPAATSLPGLAEPEVETLPNGARIARMPLPDAPLVCLDFWCRAGSVYEQPGESGLAHFLEHMVFKGSAGLEPGEFDRRIEAMGGSSNAATGFDDVHYHVLIPPAAAGEALDLLLELVLAPRLQDEAFQLERQVVLEELAQSEDQPEDVALQRLLRLGCGGHPYGAPILGERQALLSHTPARMGAFQRRLYGANGCVLAVAGAVGSGADALGDRLRDGALARLATAPDPSPAAPLVVRPGRHRVALPRLESARLLMLWQLPPASDLHAVMGADLLTTVLAEGRRSRLVSLLREELRLVESIDLDLHVMECGSFALLEAICDASDLEAVTAAIQQAWQVLAERPLDAQEWERACHLVGNGYRFGLESAGGVAGTVGNNLLWGRNHPLAAPLEQLRRWSPELLQARVLPLLDPALACVLEAVPA; encoded by the coding sequence TTGCCCCTGGCTCCTGCTGCGACCTCCCTGCCAGGCCTGGCCGAACCCGAGGTGGAGACCCTCCCCAACGGCGCCCGGATCGCCCGGATGCCCCTGCCGGACGCGCCCCTGGTGTGCCTGGACTTCTGGTGCCGGGCCGGCAGCGTGTACGAACAGCCCGGCGAGAGCGGCCTGGCCCACTTCCTCGAACACATGGTGTTCAAGGGCAGTGCGGGCCTGGAACCGGGGGAGTTCGACCGGCGCATCGAAGCGATGGGGGGCAGCAGCAATGCAGCCACCGGCTTCGATGACGTGCACTACCACGTGCTGATTCCCCCGGCAGCTGCCGGGGAAGCCCTCGACCTGCTGCTGGAACTCGTGCTGGCACCGCGCCTGCAGGATGAGGCGTTCCAGCTGGAGCGGCAGGTGGTGCTCGAAGAGCTGGCGCAGAGTGAGGACCAGCCCGAGGATGTGGCCCTGCAGCGCCTGCTGCGGCTCGGCTGCGGCGGGCATCCCTACGGCGCCCCGATCCTGGGGGAGCGCCAGGCCCTGCTGAGCCACACTCCCGCCCGCATGGGCGCCTTCCAGCGGCGTCTCTACGGCGCCAATGGCTGTGTTCTGGCGGTGGCCGGAGCGGTGGGGAGCGGAGCCGACGCCCTGGGGGACCGGCTCCGGGACGGGGCCCTGGCCCGGCTCGCCACCGCCCCGGACCCCTCTCCCGCCGCCCCCCTGGTGGTGCGGCCGGGCCGCCATCGCGTGGCCCTGCCGCGGCTGGAGTCCGCCAGGCTTCTGATGCTCTGGCAGCTCCCTCCCGCCAGCGATCTGCACGCCGTGATGGGGGCGGATCTGCTCACCACCGTGCTGGCGGAGGGCCGCCGCAGCCGGCTGGTCTCCCTGCTGAGGGAAGAGCTGCGGCTGGTGGAGAGCATCGATCTCGACCTGCACGTGATGGAGTGCGGCAGCTTCGCCCTGCTGGAGGCCATCTGCGACGCCTCCGATCTCGAAGCCGTGACCGCGGCGATTCAGCAGGCCTGGCAGGTCCTCGCTGAACGGCCGCTGGACGCCCAGGAGTGGGAACGGGCCTGCCACCTGGTGGGCAACGGCTACCGCTTCGGCCTGGAATCCGCCGGTGGGGTGGCCGGCACGGTGGGCAACAACCTGCTGTGGGGCCGCAACCATCCCCTGGCCGCACCGCTCGAGCAGCTGAGACGTTGGTCTCCCGAGCTGCTGCAGGCCAGGGTGCTGCCCCTGCTGGATCCCGCCCTGGCCTGTGTTCTGGAGGCGGTGCCCGCATGA
- a CDS encoding pitrilysin family protein, producing the protein MSRWTTCCLDGGLPLVTLHRPGVGLVAARLWIRGGSSVEGPGMRGAMQLLAGVMTRGCADLDAEQLADLVEGRGAALRSEAHEDALVISLKCASDDLTGLLPLLLAMARDPGLEPDQVEIERELNLQNLQRQQEDPFQLAHDHLRQLLYDDGPYGHDPLGVSEELTQLGAAELRPALAALGHQGAVLVVCGDLPDPQVLRQCLNDQLARTPWATGRPRATPLAGGWGSADLALVPQDTEQLVLMLGSATVPLGEPDALCLRLLQAHAGVGMSSRLFVVMREERGLAYDVGVHMPGRCGPSPFVWHMSTSADHAGEALECLLDEWMALGSSALSSEELGLAKAKFRGQEAMGRQTCGQVADRQALVIGHGLADSYVLDTLAAVERLDAQALQAAARRRLTQPRLSLCGPSAALENAARVWRQRCPQPQGQPQGTSGSR; encoded by the coding sequence ATGAGCCGCTGGACCACCTGCTGCCTGGATGGTGGCCTGCCCCTGGTCACCCTGCATCGCCCTGGCGTCGGCCTCGTGGCGGCACGCCTCTGGATCAGGGGCGGCAGCAGCGTGGAGGGGCCCGGGATGCGGGGGGCCATGCAGCTGCTCGCCGGCGTGATGACCCGCGGTTGCGCGGACCTCGATGCCGAACAGCTCGCCGATCTGGTCGAGGGCCGCGGGGCCGCCCTGCGCAGCGAGGCCCATGAGGACGCTCTGGTGATCAGCCTCAAGTGCGCCAGCGACGATCTCACGGGCCTGCTGCCCCTGCTGCTCGCCATGGCGCGCGATCCCGGCCTTGAACCCGATCAGGTGGAGATCGAGCGGGAACTCAACCTGCAGAACCTGCAGCGGCAGCAGGAGGATCCGTTCCAGCTCGCCCACGACCACCTGCGACAGCTGCTCTATGACGATGGTCCCTATGGCCACGATCCCCTGGGGGTGTCGGAGGAGCTGACCCAGCTCGGTGCCGCGGAACTCAGGCCGGCGCTTGCCGCGCTGGGACACCAGGGCGCCGTGCTCGTGGTCTGCGGCGACCTCCCGGACCCACAGGTGCTGCGGCAGTGCCTGAATGACCAGCTGGCCCGCACCCCCTGGGCCACCGGTCGTCCCCGGGCCACGCCGCTCGCCGGCGGATGGGGCAGCGCCGACCTCGCACTCGTTCCCCAGGACACCGAGCAGCTGGTGCTGATGCTGGGCTCAGCCACCGTGCCGCTCGGAGAGCCCGATGCCCTCTGCCTGCGGCTGCTGCAGGCCCATGCCGGCGTGGGCATGTCGAGCCGTCTGTTCGTGGTGATGCGCGAGGAGCGGGGCCTGGCCTACGACGTGGGCGTGCACATGCCGGGCCGCTGTGGCCCCAGCCCATTCGTGTGGCACATGTCCACCTCGGCGGACCATGCCGGCGAAGCCCTGGAGTGCCTGCTGGACGAATGGATGGCGCTGGGCAGCTCGGCGCTCAGCAGTGAGGAGCTGGGGCTGGCCAAGGCGAAATTCCGGGGGCAGGAGGCGATGGGGCGCCAGACCTGTGGCCAGGTGGCCGACCGTCAGGCGCTGGTGATCGGCCATGGCCTGGCGGACAGCTATGTGCTGGATACCCTCGCTGCGGTAGAGCGGCTGGACGCGCAGGCCCTGCAGGCGGCGGCACGGCGACGCCTGACGCAACCCCGGCTCAGCCTCTGCGGACCGAGCGCCGCCCTCGAGAATGCCGCCCGGGTCTGGCGCCAGCGCTGCCCCCAGCCCCAGGGCCAGCCCCAGGGGACGTCGGGCAGTCGTTAA
- a CDS encoding ferritin-like domain-containing protein yields MPVTYPRKLSNNLSARQVMEQVVKKRELQILFLNGYRFNEQRSCLELTSLIELLDGEPPELVRDLSHHVNDEARHAVWLTDLLYEMGEPIGNPQTSSYIDELNRLLDSSASAGSKEEGVVAALASINATEKRGCQTFSAHIHALKAAPPTEENARIQATLERILPEEAGHVRWGNRWLCRIASRSAADRARVDEAKHRYSLIEHAAYAAGMDITAGAELRRLASLVDIANTIPAWQRPAYLLERLPQTLLAPDLQKSRFLAARRVWEQEPAQFFETFVPMFLSGLKGLRPSSSRA; encoded by the coding sequence ATGCCTGTCACCTATCCCCGGAAACTCTCCAACAACCTCAGCGCCCGGCAGGTGATGGAGCAGGTGGTGAAGAAGCGGGAGCTCCAGATTCTTTTTCTCAACGGCTACCGCTTCAACGAACAGCGCTCCTGCCTCGAACTCACCAGCCTGATCGAGCTGCTGGATGGCGAGCCGCCCGAACTGGTGCGGGATCTCTCCCATCACGTCAACGACGAGGCGCGCCACGCCGTCTGGCTGACGGACCTGCTCTATGAGATGGGGGAACCGATCGGCAATCCGCAGACGTCCTCGTACATCGATGAGCTGAACCGCCTGCTGGACAGTTCCGCCTCCGCCGGCAGCAAGGAGGAGGGCGTGGTGGCGGCCCTGGCCTCGATCAACGCCACGGAAAAGCGTGGCTGCCAGACCTTTTCGGCCCACATCCATGCCCTGAAGGCGGCCCCACCCACCGAGGAGAACGCCAGGATCCAGGCCACCCTCGAGCGGATCCTCCCCGAGGAGGCCGGCCATGTGCGCTGGGGCAACCGCTGGCTCTGCCGCATCGCCAGCCGCAGTGCCGCCGACCGTGCCCGGGTGGACGAGGCCAAACACCGCTACTCCCTGATCGAACACGCCGCCTACGCCGCCGGCATGGACATCACCGCCGGCGCCGAGCTGCGGCGGCTGGCGAGCCTGGTGGACATCGCCAACACCATCCCCGCCTGGCAGCGCCCCGCCTACCTGCTGGAGCGGCTCCCCCAGACGCTTCTGGCCCCCGACCTGCAGAAATCCAGGTTCCTCGCCGCTAGGCGGGTGTGGGAGCAGGAACCTGCCCAGTTCTTCGAGACCTTCGTGCCGATGTTCCTGAGCGGCCTCAAGGGGCTGCGGCCCAGCTCCAGCAGGGCCTGA
- a CDS encoding NAD(P)H dehydrogenase assembly family protein, with protein MPPVPPAPESANPLPGESGPGNPVAPAAAPEQPVRSWRPGDRVKLLRSPRYLKTADPMPMLRPPDLVGIDEIGQVVGVRALGQLAVRFRRGTFLVESEAVTEGEPADG; from the coding sequence ATGCCCCCCGTTCCCCCCGCTCCCGAATCAGCCAACCCGCTGCCGGGGGAGTCCGGCCCAGGCAACCCAGTGGCGCCCGCTGCGGCACCGGAGCAGCCCGTCAGGTCCTGGCGCCCCGGCGATCGGGTGAAGCTGCTGCGCAGCCCGCGCTACCTCAAGACGGCCGATCCGATGCCGATGCTGCGGCCGCCCGATCTGGTGGGTATCGATGAGATCGGCCAGGTGGTGGGGGTCCGGGCGCTCGGCCAGCTCGCCGTGCGCTTCCGCCGGGGCACGTTCCTGGTGGAGTCCGAGGCCGTGACGGAGGGGGAGCCTGCCGACGGCTGA
- a CDS encoding biotin transporter BioY, translating to MRALANWSGAVAGLLLILVGGLIQAALPLPQASGGWALTPLPITLQVPALLLTALVCGPRSAILAAVAYLSLGLFQLPVFHGGGGAAYLLDPGFGYLAGFLPAAWVTGRLARQRGMNDVLNLTLASLTGLVVIQVCGALNLLLGGLAGRWPDGVLPLLMTYSLAPLLPQLLLCCAVATTALILRRLLLVPS from the coding sequence TTGCGGGCGCTAGCAAACTGGAGTGGAGCGGTTGCCGGCCTGCTGCTGATCCTGGTGGGTGGTCTGATCCAGGCCGCCTTGCCCCTTCCCCAGGCCTCCGGCGGCTGGGCCCTCACCCCCCTGCCCATCACGCTGCAGGTGCCTGCCCTGCTGCTCACCGCCCTGGTGTGCGGCCCGCGCAGCGCCATCCTGGCGGCTGTGGCCTACCTGAGCCTGGGGCTGTTCCAGCTGCCGGTGTTCCACGGCGGCGGCGGGGCTGCCTACCTGCTGGACCCGGGATTCGGCTACCTGGCGGGCTTTCTTCCCGCCGCCTGGGTCACGGGCAGACTCGCCCGCCAGCGCGGCATGAACGATGTGCTGAACCTCACCCTGGCGAGTTTGACCGGGTTGGTGGTGATCCAGGTGTGTGGTGCCCTCAACCTCCTGCTTGGGGGCCTGGCCGGCCGCTGGCCTGATGGCGTTCTGCCGCTGCTGATGACCTACTCCCTGGCGCCCCTGCTGCCCCAGCTGCTGCTCTGCTGTGCGGTGGCCACCACGGCCCTGATCCTGCGTCGTCTGCTTCTGGTGCCCTCGTGA